TTCACCGCCTCCGCCGGCGCTACCGGGATCTGCTGCGTGAGGAGCTCGCGGGGACCCTCGCGGACCCTTCGATGGTGGACGAGGAGTTGCGATCGCTCCTGGCGGCCCTCGCAGGATAGCCGGAGACGGCATCTCCGCGGTGGGGGTAGCCTGGGACCCCGGCGGGGCCCGGCTCAGGTGTCCGGGCTCGTTCTCGGCACCAGCTTGCCGTCGCGGACCCGCCGGCGGGAGACCTCCTGGCGCCGAAGCTCCAGGACCTTTTCGATGAACTCCACCTGGGCCCGGCGGAGGGGGGCGGACGCCTGGCGGGCCGGAATCTGATAGGTGCCGTTGGGCATCAGATGTCGCGCCTTGGTGTTGTCGGCCAACTCGGTGGCCAGGATGTCGCCGGTGAGTCGCTCGCGCAGGCGACCATCCTCGATCGGGAACACCGCCTCGATGCGCCGGTGCAGGTTGCGGGGCATCCAGTCGGCGCTCCCCACATAGACCTCGGGCTGGTGCGCGTTGTCGAACGACCAGATCCGCGCATGCTCGAGGAACCGGTCCACGATGCTCCGGACACGGATCCGCTCGCTCAGGCCGCGCACGCCCGGTCGCAGACAGCAGATGCCCCGGATGATGAGGTCAATCTCCACACCGGCAGCCGAGGCTTCATACAGGGCGTCAATCACCGGTGTTTCCACCAGGGCGTTCATTTTGGCCACAATCCGCGCCGGAAGGCCCGCCCGGGCGTGCGCCGCCTCGCGGTGGATCAGGGCCAGGATGCGGTCGAGCATGTCGAACGGCGCCAGCAACAGCCGGCGTGACGGCTGTGGACGGCAGATCCCGGTGATCAGGTTGAAGAGGTCGGTTGCGTCCTCCCCGAACTCCGGACGGCAGGTCAGCAGTCCGATGTCGGTGTAAAGCCTGGCGGTGGCGGGATTGTAGTTCCCCGTGCCGAGGTGGACGTAGCGGCGGATGCCATCGTCATCGGCCCGGACGACGAGGGCGACCTTGCAGTGGATCTTGTATCCGACAACGCCGTAGATCACATGCACCCCGGCCTCTTCCAAAGCCCGGGACCAACGGATGTTGTTGGCCTCATCAAAGCGGGCCTTGAGCTCCACGACCGCGGTGACCTGCTTGCCGTTCTTCACCGCATTCATGAGGGCCCCGACGATCCGGGGATCGCCACCGGTTCGATACAAGGTCTGCTTGATCGCCAGCACCTTCGGGTCCTCGGCGGCCTGCTCGAGAAACGTCACCACCGACCCAAAGCTGTCGTAGGGATGGTGGAAAAGGATGTCCCGTTCCTGGATTGCGGCAAAGAGGTCCTGCTTCCCGCGCAACGCCGCGGCTACCGGCGCGTGAAACGGGGGGTCCCGCAACTCGGGTGCATGGGCGTCCTCGACGATGGCCATCAGCCGCGTGGGATTGACCGGGCCGTCCACGACGTAAAGTTCCTCGGGCGTCAGGCCCACATGGGCCAGGAGGTCGGCGGTGACATCGGCGGGACAGTCCGCCGAGACCTCCAGCCGTACCGCAGCGCCGCGCTTCCTTTTGTCGAGTTCATGCTCCACCGCCCGGAGCAGGTTCGGCACTTCCTCCTCGTCAATGTAGAGCTCGCTGTTGCGCGTCACCCGGAAGGTCCAGCATCCCTCCAGCGTCATCCCGGGAAACAGGTCCCCGAGGAACCTGCTGATCAGCTGGTGGAGGAAGATGTAGCACTGGCGGCCCGGTTGCGCCGGCACCTGCACCAGCCGCGGGAGCCCGCGGGGCACCTGCACCACGGCGAGGGACTGCCGGAGCTGCCCCCGGTGCGGCCCATGCAGCCGGACGATGAGATTCAGCGATTTGTTGAGCAGTTGCGGAAAGGGATGCGCGGGATCCAACGCCAGCGGGGTCAGCACCGGTGACACCTTCTCGCGGTAGTAATCGGCGAGCCAGGCGGCGGCGTCCGCGGCGAGGGCGTCCGGATCCAGGAAACCGATGCCGTGCCGTTCGAGCGCCGGCACCAGTTCTTTGCGCCAGCAACGGTACGCATCGCCCACCAGACCCAGCACCCGGCGTCGAATGGCCGTCAGCGTTTCGGAGGCATCCAGCCCGTCTGGAGTCCGCTCCCGAACCCCCGCCTGACGGGCTTCCATCAGTCCGGCAACCCGCACCTCGAAAAACTCGTCGAGATTCGAGTTGAAGATGCAGAAAAACTTCACCCGCTCGAGCAGCGGGGTGTCCGGCGCCAGGGCCTCGTCGAGGACTCGTTGATTGAATTCCAGCCAGCTGAGGTCCCGGTTGAAGTACCGGCGTCTCGGTTTGCGGGGGATTGCCGGATGACGAGTGGACATGGAGTGGTCCGGGGGCGGGGGGCCGGGGGGGGCGTTCAGTTGCGGACCGCTCCGGAGGTGGTGACGGGCGAACCGGGCCGGTACCAGTCCTCGCGCAGCCAGTCGGCGAGCAACCCGATGGACCTCTCGTCCAGTTGGCCGGTGGACAAGAACGCGGGCATCCGGTCGTTGCGCCGCCCGTAAAATCGCTCGTGGCCCGGGTCAGCGATGATGCCGATGATCCACTCCCGGGAGCCCCATCCGGTCAGGTCCGGGGCGGTGGCATCCTCATCGGGTTCGCGGAAGGCGTGGCAGTCGGTGCAACCGAACTCGGAACGGACCAACCGGCGCCCTTCCTCAATCAACCCGGCGTCCCGAAGATCATCAGACGCCTGAAGCGGCAGCCCGGCCTCGGCGCTGACCGCGGCAATCACCTGGACCAGGCCGGCCCGCTGTTCCGCGTCGTACCGGGCCACCTTCTGCTTCACAAACCGGACCATCTTCCCCTCGCGAAACTTCGTGCCGCCATAGTAGTCGGGTCCGTCCACACGGTCGGGGTCCAGCAATCCCGAAAGCCACGTGCGGGATCCGAAGCCCTTGAGGTCCGGGGCACTTGGCGCATCGGCGACCGCGTTTCCCAGCCCGTCGTGGCCGCCGAAGCGATGACAACTGGCGCAATTTTGGGCGAAAAGTCGCGGACCCTGTGTGAGGGGATCCTCGCGAAGCAGCGTCACGGCGCCCGTCGGTGGAATGCCTCCGGCGGCCTGGGCGAGCTCGACGACGCGACGCGCATCCCGTGAAGCCTGTTCCCGGGCGGCAAGAAAGGTGGGATCGGCGAGATCCTGCCGGCGGGCCTGGAGGGTCAGCAACAGTGCCCCAATTCCGATGGATGCCAGAAAGGCGAGATTGAACCGGTGACCCAGCCGCCATCGGCCGATCAGGGGCATCGCGGCCAGGATCAGCAACGCGAGGGTCGGGATGACAATGGCACCCCAGACCTCGGTGTGGCCCGGGAAGTACTTCAGGAACTCGAAGAGGAAGAGAAAGTACCACTCCGGCCGCGCCGCGGGAAACGGCTCGCTGGGATCCGCCGGCGCCGAAAGCTCGGCCCCGTGGAAGGCCAGGGTCAGGAACACAACAGTCGCCAGCACGGCCAGCGCGGCGACGGCATCCATCAATACCTGGTCGGGCCAGAAGGGAGCGTCCGGACGCCGCAGCGGGCGCCGTGCCGTCACGCCGTGCCGGCGGAACAGGGCGATATGGCCGACGATCAGGAGGACGACTCCCGCCGGAAGGAATCCGGCATGGAGCGCAAAAAAGCGGGTGAGCGTCAGGTTCCCGTAGTCGGCCCCGCCGACGATCAGGCGCTGAATCTGGTCCCCGAACAACGGCGTCACCGCGGCAATGTTGGTCGCCACCTTCGTCGCCCAATAGCCCTTCTGGTCCCAGGGCAGCAGGTATCCCGTAAGCGCCAGAGCCAGAGTGAGCAGGAGAAGCCCGAGTCCGAACCAGAAATTCACCTCGCGCGGCGCATGATACGCCCCGTCAATCACCACTTGCATCAGGTGCAGCACCAGGAGCACCACCATGATCTGCGCGGTGAAGTGGTGAAGCCCCCGCAGGAACCATCCACCCGTCATTTCATGCTGGATGTAATAGACGGATTCCCAGGCGGTCAGGGACCCCGGGCTGTAGGCCGACCAGAGGAAGGCGCCGGTGATGAACTGAATGAGCAGGCAGAACGTGAGGGCACTGCCCCAGACATACCGCCACCGCGCACCTCCCGGGATGTTCTCGAACAGCACCTCATGGACCAGACGCCGCAGCCCGGTCCGCGAATCCACCCAGTCCAGAAGTGGCTTCATGCCAACACCCGCTTCTCGCTCTGGCCGGCCTGGAAATTCTCGTAACGGACCCACACCTCCTCCCCGCGGATCTCGACGGGGAGGGTGTCCATCGGCCGCGGACTCGGGCTTCTGGGGTCGTTGATCGCCCCGTCAATGGCGAACGTGCTGTTGTGACAGGGACACAGGAAATCCCGGGCCTCCGGCCGGTAATCCACGAAGCATCCGGCATGGGGGCAAACCGTCTGGAGCGCCTCCACCTCCCGTTCGCCCGTCCGTCGGAGATAAACAGCACCGACCGGAACGGCCGGCATCCGGGTCCAGGCATCCACACGGTCGGCCAGCACGGTGAACCTCCGCGGTGTCCCGTCGGCCGGCAGCGCTGTCAGGGACGCGATCCGCCGGAATCCGGCACCCCGGGCATCGCCGCGCCGGCGCAGCGGGTCGAGCCAGACCCATAATCCCGCGGCGACCGGCACCAGGGTCGCCAGGCCTCCGATCACCAGCGCGAGGGCTTCCTTGACGAAGGACCGGCGCGTTCCGCCCGTTGAATCCACCGCATTGGACATGACGGACGATGAAAACCCGGCGGCCGCAGGTCAGGCGAGCGTGGAATTCCCGGAACCGGGCGCCGTCCGTCCCGTTGAGGGGCTTGCCTGGGCACCCGCAGCGGACCGTCAAGCCCAGGACGGCATCGGACACCCTTTCCAGAGGACGGCACCCGGCCTTCCCCCCCCCGGGAGGGCGACGGTTGCATCACGCCACGTCGCCGGCCGGACTAGCGGCGCGGCCGGGCAGGGCGCTTGCGCGGCGGTGCCTTGCGGGTGCGGGGACCGCGCCCCTTGAACGTCAGTTCCGCAATCCCGGACTTGTCGAGTTCCCCGAGACCCGCGGCGACCATGCGGCGGAACTGCGAATGAGCGGCTGCGGCAAGCGGGGTCTTCAATCCCGCCCCTTTGGCCAGACGAAGGGCGATGCCACTGTCCTTGGCCGCATGGGCGGCGCTGAAAAAGCAGGAATGGTCGCGGTTGACCATGTCCTCGCCGTCGGTGGCCAGGACCCGGCTGTTGGCCCCGGTCTGGGAAAACACCTCCATCAGCACCTTCAGGTCCAGACCGAGGGCCGCCCCAAGGCCGAGCCCTTCCGCCAGGCCGGCCGTGTTGATGTTCATCACCATGTTGACCAGGGCCTTCACCTGGGCCGCCGTGCCGGTCGGCCCGATGTAGCGGAGCAGCTTTCCGTCGTCGGCCAGCGTGCGCAGCAAAGGTTCCACCCGCTCAAACACCGCGCGGTCGCCACCGATCATCAGGTAGAGCGTCCCATTGCGGGCCTGGGTGATGCTCGACGCCATGCAGGCCTCCAGGCTTTCCGCCTTCGCCTTCCGGGCCCGCTTGCGGACCTCGACGTGCACCGCGGGCGTGATCGTCGCACAGTTGATGAAGGTCCGCCCCCGCGCCCCGGTGAGCAGACTGTCGCCCCGGGTCGCAAACACCCGGTCCATGGCCTTGTCGTCGGTGACCACCGTGAAGATGACGTCCGCCAGCGAGGTCACCTCCGCGAGGCTGGCCGCAGCGGTGCAGCCGAGCTCACTGGCAATTGCCGCCGCCGCCGCCGGCCGCGCGTCGTAAACGGCGGTGACCTGGAATCCACTCTCGGCCAGCCGACGGGCCATATTGGCTCCCATGCGGCCGACCCCCACCACTGCAATGCGTTGACTCATGGTTTGAAGTAGGAAAATAAAGAATTGCGGTTGACCGGCGCATGATGGCGAAGCCGGACTTCTTTGCACGCCCAGATTCGATTCCCGGGACGCCCCCACTGCGGCGCCAGTGCCAAAGGCGTCTTGCGAATGTGACATCTTCGGCGTGGCGTGACACATCCGGATCTGATCCCGGAGCGCCAGACATGCCGAGGAAGGGCCGCATTTCCTGAAAAATCCGTCGAAAAGCGCCCGTGCCGCCCGATCGGCACCCCGCTTGCGATGCGGCCGATAGAAACTATGGGCAAAATTCTAGGGATCGATCTGGGAACGACGAATTCCTGCATGGCGGTGATGGAAGGGGGCGAGCCCTTGGTGCTCGAGAATTCCGAGGGGCGCCGGACCACGCCGTCCGTCGTGGCGTTCGCAAAGAATGGCGAACGGCTGGTGGGCGACGCGGCCAAGCGCCAGGCGATCACCAACTCCCGCAACACGGTGTACTCCATCAAGCGGTTCATGGGGCGCCGGTTCGACGAGGTGCAGGAGGAGTTGAAGCGCGTGCCGTACAAGGTGGCGCGTGCCGCGAACGGAGACGTCGCGGTGGAGGTGGAGGTGGAGGGCAAACCCCGGCAGTTCAGTCCGCAGGAGGTCTCCGCCATGATCCTTTCCAAGCTGAAGGCCGATGCGGAGACCCGTCTCGGGGAGTCCATCACCCAGGCGGTCATCACGGTGCCCGCCTACTTCAACGACGCGCAGCGCCAGGCCACCAAGGATGCCGGGCGGATTGCCGGATTGGAGGTCCTCCGGATCATCAACGAGCCGACCGCCGCCTCCCTGGCCTACGGGCTCGACAAGAAGAAGGACGAGAAGATTGCCGTCTACGACCTCGGCGGCGGCACCTTCGACATCAGCGTGCTCGAAATCGGCGACGGGGTCTTCGAGGTCAAGGCCACCAACGGTGACACGCACCTCGGCGGCGATGACTGGGACAACGCGCTGATGGACTGGATCCTGGACGAGTTCAAACGGGATACCGGGATGGATCTCCGCAAGCAGCCGGACGCCCTCCAGCGCATCAAGGAAGAGGCGGAAAAGGCCAAAATCGCCCTGAGCTCCTCGCAGCAGTATGACATCAACCTGCCCTTCATCACCGCGGACGCCAGCGGCCCCAAGCACATCCAGAAGTCGCTGACACGGGCCAGGATGGAGCAGCTTTGCGAATCGTTGTTCGAGCGGACCATCACCCCGACCCGCGCCTGCCTGAAGGACGCGGGAATTGCGGCCGACCAGATTGACGAGCTCGTGCTGGTCGGCGGGATGACCCGGATGCCCAAGGTCGTGGAGACGGCCCGTTCCATGGTGAACAAGGCCCCCCACCAGGGCGTGAACCCCGACGAGGTGGTTGCCGTGGGCGCCGCCATCCAGGGCGGGGTGCTCAAGGGGGACGTCAAGGACGTGCTGTTGCTCGATGTCACGCCGCTATCCCTGGGCATTGAAACCATGGGGCGGGTCTTCACCAAACTGATTGACCGCAACACCACGATCCCGACCCGCAAGTCGGAGATCTTTTCCACCGCCACCGACAATCAGCCCGGTGTGGAAATCCACGTGTTGCAGGGTGAGCGCGCGATGGCACAGGACAACAAGTCCCTGGGCCGGTTCCAGCTCTCCGACATCCCCCCCGCGCCCCGCGGAGTGCCCCAGATCGAGGTGACGTTCGACATTGACGCCAACGGCATCCTGAATGTCAGCGCCAAGGATCTTGGCTCGGGCAAGCAGCAGAAGATCGTCATCACCGCCTCCGGGGGGCTGTCGAAGGATGAGGTCGAGCGCCTGCGGCGTGACGCGGAGTCCCACGCCGACGAGGACCGCCAGCGGAAAGAGGAGGTCGAACTTCGGAACGAGGCCGACAACACCGCCTACCGCGCCGAGAAGCTGGTCAAGGACAGCGGCGACAAGCTCGGGGCCGAACGCGCTCGCGTTGACCAGGGGGCCCAGGCGGTGCGCGACGCCCTCAAGGGAAGTGACGCGGCCGCCATCCGTGTGGCGCTCGACAAACTCAACGAGTCCCTGCAGGTCGCCACGGCGGCGATGTACAAGGACAACCCGCCGGGTGCGGGTGCCGCCGGCGGCGACGCCTCGGGCGGTCCCGCAGGCGGTCCGGAAGCCGCCGCCTCGGGCTCCAGGGAGGGCGAGGGCCCGATCATTGATGCGGAGGTGGTGGATGAAAAGAAGTCCTGACACCCCCGGATCCGGGCTCCCAGGCCCGTTCAGGACGCCGGCGTCCTCACACTTTTCCCGTCCGCGGGTGCGGCGGGAGTTAATTACCTGATAACACAATAAGATAACATCGCGATACCAACAGTATGGCACTCAACGTGAAACCCCTCGGCGACCGCGTGCTCGTCGAGCTTGTCGAAGACAAGGAAGTGAAAAAGGGCGGAATCATCATCCCCGATACCGCCAAGGAGAAACCCACGGAGGGTCTCGTCCGGGCCCTCGGGACCGGAAAGACCGATGACGAAGGCAAGAAGATCCCCTTCGAAGTCAAGGTCGGCGACCGCGTGCTGGTCTCCAAGTACGGCGGCACCGAAATCAAGATTGATGGCAAGGAATACAAGATCTTCAGCTCGGACGACCTGATCGGCGTCGTCGAATAAGTCCCCAGGACCTTTTCAAACCTCAACCTGTAACTCGAAAGAAGAAGAACTATGGCAGCCAAGCAACTCGTGTTCGATGAAAGCGCGCGCCAGCGCCTGCTCAAGGGTGTGGAACAGCTCGCAAAGGCCGTGAAGGCCACCCTGGGCCCGAAGGGCCGCAATGTGGTGATTGACAAGAAGTTCGGTTCCCCGACGGTCACCAAGGACGGTGTCACCGTCGCCAAGGAGATCGAGCTGAGCGACCCCTACGAAAACATGGGCGCACAGATGGTCCGCGAGGTCGCCAGCAAGACCAGCGACTCCGCCGGCGACGGCACGACGACGGCGACCGTGCTCGCCGAGTCCATCTACCGGGAGGGCCTGAAGTTTGTGACCTCGGGCGGCAACCCCATCGGCATCCAGCGCGGCATCCAGAAGGCCGTCGAGGCCGCGGTGGATCACCTCGCCAAGATCGCCAAGAAGGTCAAGGACAAGGAGGAGATCAAGCAGGTGGCGACCGTCTCCGCCAACTGGGACACCACGATTGGCGAGATCATCGCCGACGCGATGGACAAGGTGGGCAAGGACGGCACAATCACCGTCGAGGAGGCCAAGTCCATCGAAACCACGCTCGACGTCGTCGAGGGCATGCAGTTCGACAAGGGCTACCTGTCCCCGTACTTCGTGACGAATGCGGAGGCGATGCTGGCCAAACTCGAGGATGCCTACATCCTGATCTATGAGAAGAAGATCAGCTCGCTGAAGGATCTTCTCCCGCTCCTCGAAAAGGTGGCCAAGACCGGCAAGCCGCTGCTGGTGATCGCCGAGGAGGTCGAGGGGGAGGCCCTGGCGACCCTCGTGGTGAACAAGCTCCGTGGCACGATCAACGTGTGCGCGGTCAAGGCCCCGGGCTTCGGCGACCGCCGCAAGGCGATGCTGGAGGACATTGCGATCCTCACCGGCGGCAAGTGCCTCACGGAGGATCTCGGCATCAAGCTCGAGAATCTCGAGCTCTCCGACCTCGGCCGCGCCAAGAGCGTGGTGGTGGAGAAGGAAAACACCACCATCGTCGAGGGCAGCGGCAAGAGCTCCGAGATTCAGGGCCGGGTCAACCAGATCCGTCGCCAGATCGAGGAGACCACCAGTGACTACGACCGGGAGAAGCTGCAGGAGCGCCTGGCCAAGCTCGCCGGTGGCGTGGCGGTCATCCATGTCGGCGCCGCGACCGAGACGGAGATGAAGGAGAAGAAGGCCCGTGTTGAAGACGCCCTGCACGCCACCCGTGCGGCCGTCGAGGAGGGCATCGTCGCCGGCGGCGGCGTCGCACTCCTGCGCACCATCCCGGCCATCGAGGCCCTCAACCTCGCGGACCACGACGAGCGGATCGGCGTGGACATTGTCCGCCGCGCCGTGGAGTCCCCGCTGCGTGAACTGGCCCGCAATGCGGGCGTCGAAGGCAGCCTCATCGTCCAGGAGGTCAAGAAGCGCAAGGGCAACGACGGGTACAACGTGTCCACCGGTGCATACGAAGACCTCGTCAAGGCCGGCGTGGTGGACCCGAAGAAGGTCACCCGCAGCGCCCTGCAGAACGCGAGCTCCATTGCGGGCCTGCTCCTGACCACGGAATGCCTGATCACGGAGATTCCGGAGAAGAAGGAGAAGCCGGCGGCCGACCCGCATCACGGCGGCGGTATGGACTACTGAGGTCTCCAGCACCCCGTTTGTCTCAGCATCCGGGCGGCGTCGCATTGGCGACGCCGCCCCTTTTTTTTGACACGGGGGAGGGCAGCACCCCGCTTTGCGCTTGGCGCGCGGGCGGGGGTCTTCCCACCTTCCGACCGTGCGTCCGCTTCACGTCCGTTGGATCCTGCTCCTGGTGGTGATCGCGGCCAATGTGGCGGCCTGGCGGCTCTGGCGGTCCCGGCGCGCCCACGAGTTCGACCCGGCCTTCCAGGAGGCCGCGCGGCGCTACGCGATCTCCCCCGCGCTGATCAAGGCGGTGGCGTGGCAAGAGAGCCGGTTCGATCCCGGAGCCCGGGGGCGCGCCGGAGAGATCGGCCTGATGCAACTGATGGAGGACGCGGCTCTCGAATGGGCGACGGCCAGCCGGGCGACGGGATTCGTCCATGAGCATGCCTTTGATCCGGTGACCAACACGCTGGCCGGCGCCTACTATCTCTCCAAGCTGCTCCGTCGCTACACGAACACCGACGACCCCCTGCCCTACGCTCTCGCCGACTACAACGCCGGACGCGGCAATGTGCTCCGGTGGATGCAGGGACCCGCGGCCACCAACAGCACCGAATTCCGGAGGGCCATCACCTTTCCCGCCACGCGCGCCTACATTGATGCCGTCACCGGGCGCTACCACGAATACCTCGGCACTCCTGAACACCGTGGCTTGCAGCAATTTCGGAAGGTGGGTGGGCGGGGAGGGATGGAGAATTGAGGAGGAGGGAGTTGGGGGAGATTCGGTTTGCAGGGAAGATTCCTACAACCGCCCCACGCTTGACGACTCCGAGGTGCTGTCGAACCTCGCCAGCGTACCGGTGGGCAAGCCGTTCGCACTGGAGTTCCGCCTCCAGGCGGAAGCCCGCGCCGGCGACGAGGCCGCGGACTGGTGGGTGGTCTCCGACTTCTACAACACGGCCGGATACACCATGCAAAGCGCCACCCCGGGCGTGCAGATCGTTGAGATCACGCCCGTCGCCACACCGCGCCCGCGGCTCGGCCTTCGGCGCCTGCCCGGCGGTTTTCAGATCTACACGGCCGATGACCCGGGCGGGGACGTGTTTCTGATCGAGTTTTCGGAGGACTTTTCGGGCTGGGATGAACTCGGTGTGCTTGCCCTGGCCGGCAACGAATGGCGGCTCGACGTGTCCCCGGCCCCGCCGCCCATCGCCCGCTTCTTCCGCGCGATCCGCCGGCAGATTGCGGAACCATAGCTGGAGTCCGGTGACGCTGGGGCCTGCCCGCTGAGTCGCGCGTGGAAGCGTGGAGCTTGGGATCTTCGCACCCTGGAACAATACGTTCCAGAGATCATCCGCCCGGCCGTTTCCATGGGGAAATCTCGAACCAATTCAAGTTGAAACCTCGGGATCGGCGGAGGTGGAAATGGACCCGAACTGCCCCGGGTCCACCGGGTGCGGCTGGAAGCTGAACGACGCCCCGTTCACTGCCTCTGAACCTCCGAGGGAGTCGCCCCCCCCGAGTTCCCGGGGCACCCGGCGGGAAATCTCCTCTCCTCCCGACCGTGGATGCATCGGCGGTGATCAACCTGCCGACCGGGGGATGCAGGCCCTTGAGGAGGGGGCCGAGCCCCGTCGCCCGAAACCGCCACGGACCGCTGCGCTTCCCTTCGTGGTCGGCCAGGTCCGGGGGCAGGCGGGCGCCACGCCATGGCACCCGTGCATGGAGGCGGAGGGGCGGTTTCCGGAGGGACTTCTGGAAGTTCACGCAGCCTGGTGCCGGCGGACGTCGAGGTACACCGCGGTGAGGATCACCGCCCCCTTGATGACATACTGCAGCGAAAAATGCACCCCGGCCTGGTTGAGCCCCTTGTCGAGGATGCCGATGATGATGGCCCCCAGCAACGTTCCCGGCAGGGTGCCCGTGCCCCCGGTAAAGCTGGTCCCTCCCACGACCACCGCCGCGATGGCATTCAGTTCAAATCCCTGCCCCGATCCGGGCTCTGCCGAGTACAATTGGGAGGCGTGGATGAGTCCCGCCAGTCCGGCCAGGAGCGAGCAGAGCACATAGACCACGGTCTCGTTTCGAGCGAGCCGGATGCCCGTAAACCGGGCGGCCTCCCGGTTCCCGCCGATGGCGTACAGGTGCTGGCCGAAGGCGGTCCGGTGCAGGAGCACCCCGGTGACCACAAACGCCCCCAGCATCAGCAGCACTGGCACGGGAATCAGGTCGAACACCCGCGCGTTTCCCATCGCAAGGAAGACGCGCTCCTGATTGGGAACCGGCAGCGGACGCCCCTCGTTGAAGCGCAGGGCGAGTCCCCGGGCGACGAGCATCGTGGCCAGCGTGATGATGAACGGGGGCATGCGGGTCCGTGAGGCACACAGCCCGTTGATCCATCCGAACAGTCCGGCAACCGCCAACCCGCACAATGCGGCAGCGACCCAGCCGGCCGGAATCAGCACCGCAACGGCCACCGTCCCGACCAGGGCCACCACCGCCCCCACGCTGAGGTCAATCCCTCCAATGAGGATCACCAGCGTCAGCCCGAAGGCCAGGATGGCATTGACGGCAATCTGCTGGACAAGATCCAGCAGGTTGGCCGGCGTGAG
Above is a window of Verrucomicrobiia bacterium DNA encoding:
- the groL gene encoding chaperonin GroEL (60 kDa chaperone family; promotes refolding of misfolded polypeptides especially under stressful conditions; forms two stacked rings of heptamers to form a barrel-shaped 14mer; ends can be capped by GroES; misfolded proteins enter the barrel where they are refolded when GroES binds), whose product is MAAKQLVFDESARQRLLKGVEQLAKAVKATLGPKGRNVVIDKKFGSPTVTKDGVTVAKEIELSDPYENMGAQMVREVASKTSDSAGDGTTTATVLAESIYREGLKFVTSGGNPIGIQRGIQKAVEAAVDHLAKIAKKVKDKEEIKQVATVSANWDTTIGEIIADAMDKVGKDGTITVEEAKSIETTLDVVEGMQFDKGYLSPYFVTNAEAMLAKLEDAYILIYEKKISSLKDLLPLLEKVAKTGKPLLVIAEEVEGEALATLVVNKLRGTINVCAVKAPGFGDRRKAMLEDIAILTGGKCLTEDLGIKLENLELSDLGRAKSVVVEKENTTIVEGSGKSSEIQGRVNQIRRQIEETTSDYDREKLQERLAKLAGGVAVIHVGAATETEMKEKKARVEDALHATRAAVEEGIVAGGGVALLRTIPAIEALNLADHDERIGVDIVRRAVESPLRELARNAGVEGSLIVQEVKKRKGNDGYNVSTGAYEDLVKAGVVDPKKVTRSALQNASSIAGLLLTTECLITEIPEKKEKPAADPHHGGGMDY
- a CDS encoding lytic transglycosylase domain-containing protein translates to MRPLHVRWILLLVVIAANVAAWRLWRSRRAHEFDPAFQEAARRYAISPALIKAVAWQESRFDPGARGRAGEIGLMQLMEDAALEWATASRATGFVHEHAFDPVTNTLAGAYYLSKLLRRYTNTDDPLPYALADYNAGRGNVLRWMQGPAATNSTEFRRAITFPATRAYIDAVTGRYHEYLGTPEHRGLQQFRKVGGRGGMEN
- a CDS encoding ABC transporter permease; translation: MKRTLPLLMAIVALTGIMALWVPDGRFLTPANLLDLVQQIAVNAILAFGLTLVILIGGIDLSVGAVVALVGTVAVAVLIPAGWVAAALCGLAVAGLFGWINGLCASRTRMPPFIITLATMLVARGLALRFNEGRPLPVPNQERVFLAMGNARVFDLIPVPVLLMLGAFVVTGVLLHRTAFGQHLYAIGGNREAARFTGIRLARNETVVYVLCSLLAGLAGLIHASQLYSAEPGSGQGFELNAIAAVVVGGTSFTGGTGTLPGTLLGAIIIGILDKGLNQAGVHFSLQYVIKGAVILTAVYLDVRRHQAA